In Cicer arietinum cultivar CDC Frontier isolate Library 1 chromosome 1, Cicar.CDCFrontier_v2.0, whole genome shotgun sequence, one DNA window encodes the following:
- the LOC140918886 gene encoding secreted RxLR effector protein 161-like has translation MEKEFEMTDLGMLAYFLGIELESRKNGIFMHQKKYASDVLKRFKMQECNGTSTPSKSGYMEKPRTSHYMTTKKILRYIKETIELGLLYPTNLNEDEGELVGFTDVDWCGDIDDRKSTTSYVFTINNSPISWYSRKQSIVVLSTCKAEYVAASIGACQAV, from the exons ATGGAGAAGGAATTTGAGATGACTGATTTGGGCATGCTGGCATATTTCCTTGGTATTGAGCTTGAATCCAgaaaaaatggaatttttatgCATCAAAAAAAGTATGCAAGTGATGTATTAAAAAGGTTTAAAATGCAAGAATGCAATGGAACTAGCACCCCATCAAAATCAGG GTACATGGAGAAGCCTAGGACATCACACTACATGACAACAAAAAAGATCTTGAGATACATAAAGGAGACCATTGAGCTTGGCCTGTTGTACCCCACAAATCTGAATGAAGATGAAGGTGAACTTGTTGGCTTCACTGATGTTGATTGGTGTGGAGATATTGATGATAGAAAGAGTACCACGAGCTATGTATTTACAATCAATAATTCACCAATCTCATGGTATTCAAGGAAGCAAAGCATAGTAGTATTGTCCACATGTAAAGCTGAATATGTGGCTGCATCCATAGGAGCATGCCAAGCTGTATAG
- the LOC101500270 gene encoding uncharacterized protein: MAAEDLDSDEVLLMATTKSDDDLDTGCSNHMTGHKDWFVSIDEKVKREIKFADNSSVTAEGVGKVLIQRRDGKQSFICDVLYVQNMKNNLLSLGQLLEKGYSMKMEHGEMILFDSSRRLILKAPLSKNRTFKIDIHINVNKCLTTEVRN, from the coding sequence ATGGCAGCTGAGGATTTAGACTCAGATGAGGTGTTGTTAATGGCTACAACAAAATCAGATGATGACCTTGACACAGGTTGTTCAAATCATATGACTGGTCATAAAGATTGGTTTGTGAGCATTGATGAGAAGGTGAAAAGGGAGATCAAATTTGCAGATAATAGTTCAGTAACTGCAGAAGGAGTCGGAAAAGTGTTGATTCAAAGGAGAGATGGCAAACAATCATTCATATGTGATGTGTTGTATGTGCAAAACATGAAGAACAATCTGCTAAGCCTTGGACAACTTCTTGAAAAGGGGTATTCTATGAAGATGGAGCATGGTGAAATGATATTGTTTGATAGTTcaagaagattgatcttgaaggcACCACTGTCTAAAAATAGAACCTTCAAGATTGATATCCATATCAATGTGAACAAGTGCCTAACTACTGAAGTCAGGAATTAA